From Virgibacillus natechei, the proteins below share one genomic window:
- a CDS encoding thiamine pyrophosphate-requiring protein, whose amino-acid sequence MNKLENYTTSTAFLEALQEAGVSYLFSNFGSDHPAMIEALAQAEKEGKKLPKVITCPHEMVALSAAHGYAQVSGEPQAVIVHVECGTQNLGAAIHNAWKGRVPVLVFAGTSPYTQEGELLGSRNEFIHWIQDVPDQRGIVRGYMKYDNEIRTGTNVKQMVHRALQIAKSGPKGPVYLVGAREVMEEETTKVNLNTELWEPIAPSAIAPKDIGPFIEDLRKAEHPLVVTSYLGKNKQAVEELVKFCDKMAIPVLESVPNYMNFPSDNPLHCGYQWNTPGQNDLLSKADFILAIDSDVPWIPFKNKPSKNAVIYYIDEDPLKEGMPLWYIPSRRFFAADAETALQQINDSLSLTEINERKIEQRRKEIKDYHLQQRQEQEEAEKYPEEALTPEYVLASVREIVDEDTIVTNELISSYQASYTHLNMTKPGSILGSGAGGLGWNGGAAVGAKLADPTKTIINLAGDGCYMFSVPSAVYWVARKYDAPILTIIFNNRGWNSPKLSTLGVHPDGVANETDQFFVDFTPHADLSKIAEAAGGAYARKIEKPEEMKGALKEALDVVRSGQSAVLDVYLPAIKKNKFEKENEEHATV is encoded by the coding sequence GTGAATAAATTGGAGAATTATACTACTAGTACCGCATTTTTAGAGGCATTACAGGAGGCAGGGGTTTCCTATCTTTTTTCAAACTTCGGAAGTGATCATCCAGCTATGATTGAAGCTCTCGCACAAGCAGAAAAGGAAGGAAAAAAACTTCCGAAAGTTATTACATGTCCTCATGAAATGGTTGCTTTAAGTGCGGCTCACGGATATGCACAAGTAAGTGGAGAACCACAAGCAGTAATCGTCCATGTTGAGTGCGGCACTCAAAATCTAGGTGCAGCGATTCATAATGCATGGAAAGGACGTGTACCTGTACTAGTCTTTGCTGGGACTTCACCATACACCCAGGAGGGAGAATTACTTGGAAGTCGAAACGAGTTTATTCACTGGATTCAAGATGTTCCTGATCAACGAGGAATAGTTAGAGGATATATGAAATATGATAATGAAATTCGTACAGGGACAAACGTTAAACAAATGGTACACCGTGCACTACAAATTGCAAAGTCTGGACCTAAAGGGCCAGTATATTTAGTAGGGGCTCGGGAAGTTATGGAAGAAGAAACAACGAAAGTAAATCTAAACACTGAATTATGGGAGCCTATCGCACCTAGCGCAATTGCACCAAAAGACATTGGACCATTTATCGAGGATTTACGAAAGGCCGAACATCCTCTAGTTGTGACCTCATATTTAGGTAAAAATAAGCAAGCAGTAGAAGAACTTGTGAAATTTTGCGATAAAATGGCAATTCCAGTACTAGAATCGGTGCCCAATTACATGAACTTTCCTTCTGACAATCCGCTTCATTGTGGATATCAGTGGAACACACCGGGACAAAATGATTTGCTTTCAAAAGCTGACTTTATTCTAGCTATTGACAGTGATGTACCCTGGATTCCATTTAAGAACAAACCATCAAAAAATGCTGTTATTTATTATATTGATGAGGACCCTCTTAAGGAAGGGATGCCACTTTGGTATATACCATCAAGACGTTTCTTTGCAGCAGATGCTGAAACCGCTTTACAACAAATAAATGATTCACTTTCGCTGACTGAAATTAATGAAAGAAAGATTGAACAGCGTAGGAAAGAAATAAAAGATTACCATTTACAACAAAGACAAGAACAAGAAGAAGCAGAAAAATATCCTGAAGAAGCACTTACACCAGAATATGTACTTGCTAGTGTTAGAGAAATAGTAGACGAAGATACAATTGTTACAAATGAACTTATCTCGAGCTATCAGGCATCATATACTCATTTAAACATGACGAAACCTGGTTCAATTTTAGGTAGTGGTGCAGGTGGCCTGGGATGGAATGGCGGAGCAGCGGTAGGAGCAAAATTAGCGGATCCAACAAAAACAATAATTAACTTAGCTGGGGATGGCTGCTACATGTTTAGCGTCCCTTCAGCTGTATATTGGGTTGCGAGAAAATATGATGCACCAATTTTAACAATTATATTTAATAACCGTGGATGGAATTCTCCTAAATTATCAACTCTTGGCGTACATCCAGACGGGGTTGCAAATGAAACGGATCAATTTTTTGTCGATTTCACACCTCATGCGGATTTATCAAAAATTGCTGAGGCAGCAGGTGGAGCTTATGCACGAAAAATTGAAAAACCTGAAGAAATGAAAGGCGCGCTTAAAGAGGCTCTAGATGTTGTAAGGTCGGGGCAATCTGCGGTTTTAGATGTATATTTACCAGCAATTAAAAAAAATAAATTTGAAAAGGAGAATGAGGAACATGCAACAGTTTGA